The Streptomyces sp. NBC_00162 sequence AGATCGTCCGAACACCCAGCGTGGCCGCGTCGTACTTCCCTACGACGCGGCCACGCTGGCTCTCGTCCCTTCCGGCACCTCTGGATGTAACAGGCGTCGCGTACGCTCGATTAATCGAACCTCTACAGATACGGACAGGGAGGGGGCCCACAGTGCTTCTCGACACCTACGGCCGCGTGGCCACTGACCTGCGCGTCTCGCTCACCGACCGGTGCAACCTGCGCTGTACCTACTGCATGCCCGAGGAGGGACTGCAGTGGCTCGGCAAGTCCGATCTGCTCAGTGACGACGAGATCGTCCGGCTGATCCGCATCGCGGTCACCTCGCTGGGCATCACCGAGGTCCGCTTCACCGGCGGCGAGCCGCTGCTCCGCCCCGGCCTGGTCGGGATCGTCGAGCAGTGCGCGGCCCTGGAGCCCCGCCCCAGGATGTCCCTGACCACCAACGGCATCGGTCTCAAGCGCACCGCGCAGGCCCTGAAAGCCGCCGGTCTGGACCGAGTGAACGTTTCTCTCGACACCCTGCGGCCCGAGGTCTTCAAGACCCTCACCCGCCGCGACCGGCACAAGGACGTCATCGAGGGTATGGCCGCGGCCCGCGAGGCCGGCCTCACCCCCGTCAAGGTCAACGCCGTCCTGATGCCCGGGCTGAACGACGACGAGGCCCCGGACCTGCTGGCCTGGGCCGTGGAGAACGAGTACGAGCTCCGCTTCATCGAGCAGATGCCCCTCGACGCCCAGCACGGCTGGAAGCGCGAGGGCATGATCACCGCCGGTGACATCCTCCAGTCGCTGCGGACCCGCTTCACGCTCACCGAGGAGGGCGCCGACGAGCGCGGCTCCGCCCCGGCCGAGCGCTGGGTGGTCGACGGCGGCCCGGCCACCGTCGGCGTCATCGCCTCCGTCACCCGCCCCTTCTGCGGAGCCTGCGACCGTACGCGGCTCACGGCCGACGGCCAGGTCCGTACGTGCCTGTTCGCCACCGAGGAATCGGACCTGCGGGCCGCGCTGCGCTCGGGCGCCCCGGACGAGGAGATCGCCCGGCTGTGGAAGCTGGCGATGTGGGGCAAGAAGGCCGGGTCCGGTCTCGACGACCCGTCCTTCCTCCAGCCCGAGCGCCCCATGTCGGCGATCGGCGGCTGACCGCCCGGGCCGCCCGGGCGCTCAGCGCTCGCGCTCCGAGCCCTCCGGCTGGACCCACTCGCCGAGCTTCACCACGTCCTTGAGGAAGCCGCGAACACCCAGGAACTGGGAGAGGTGTTCGCGGTGCTCCTCGCACGCGAGCCAGGTCTTGCGCCGCTCCGGCGTGTGCAGCTTCGGGTTGTTCCACGCCAGCACCCAGACGGCCGCGTCGCGGCAGCCCTTGGCGGAACAGCTGGGGATTTCGGTATCAGGGGAGGTCACGCCTCAACCCTACAAACCGCCGGAACGGAAAGGCGACGCCGAGCAGCCACGGGGGGAGCTGCCCGGCGTCGGTCCGTCGCTCCGACGGGGGATGCGGAGCGCGTAGGCAGTATGTCACGCAGGACCCGGTAGGGTGCACTGGAACTTCATGATTGATCTGAGCTTTTCTTGAGGTTTCCCGCGTCCAGCGCAGGCCGTACGGGAGCCGGGATGAAGTGCGAGGGCAGCGAGGGGGTCGACTCGCGCCCCGCGTTGGCGATGACCACGGCGACGTACGGCAGCAGGGCGCCCGCGATCAGCGTCACGATCGCCACCGGCCGCTGAACGTTCCACAACAGTACCGTCGCGATGACCGACAGGGTCCTGATGGCCATCGAGATCACGTAGCGGCGCTGACGGCCCCGCACGTCCTCGTCGAGCCCCATCCGCGCACCGGTGATCCGGAAGACCTCGGCCCCGTTCCGCTTCTGTCGCTTCGTCCGCTCCACGCTCCACCACCCGATCACCCGCCGGGCACTCCCCGCCCGGACCCTCCCACCGTACGCCGCCGCCCCCGCCGCGAGGAGAGGGGGATCCCCCGAACGGGTCTGCCCGAAATGCGCCGCATGTCGCACGGGCCGAGACTGGGCCCACGTGCGCACAACGCGCCAGGAGGAGGCTCGACATGAGTTGGTTGTGGGCGATCATCGTCGGTTTCGTGCTGGGCCTGATAGCCCGGGCCATCCTGCCGGGCAAGCAGCACCAGCCCCTCTGGCTGACCACGCTCTTCGGCATCATCGGCAGCGTGCTCGGCAACGCCGTCGCCACGTGGATCGGCGTCGCGGACACCAAGGGCATCGACTGGACCCGGCACTTGCTGCAGCTTGCCGGAGCGGTCCTCGTGGTCGGCCTCGGCGAAATGGCTTACGGAGCGATCCGGGGCAAGAACCGGCAGATGACCTAGATGACCCGGACGGGCCCGGGACGTCCCGCGGCATGACGGAGGGCCGGCCGGACGAGTGTCCGAACCGGCCCCTCCGCCGTGATCCGTGCCGCTGTGCGAGGCCGACGCGTCAGGCGCCGGTGACCTCGACCGCCGCCAGGTTCTTCTTGCCGCGGCGCAGCACCAGCCAACGCCCGTGCAGCAGGTCCTCCTTGGCGGGGACCGCGTCCTCGGCCGTCACCTTCGCGTTGTTCACGTAGGCGCCGCCCTCCTTCACGGTCCGCCGGCCGGCCGACTTGCTCGCGACCAGACCGGTCTCCGCCAGCAGGTCCACCACCAGACCGGGCTCGGCCACCCGGACGTGCGGCAGTTCCGACAGGGCCGCGGCCAGCGTGGCCTCGTCCAGCTCCGCCAGGTCGCCCTGCCCGAACAGCGCCTTCGATGCGGCGATCACGGCGGCGCACTGGCCGGCGCCGTGCACCAGCGTGGTCAGCTCCTCCGCCAGTGCCCGCTGGGCGGCGCGCGCCTGCGGCCGCTCGGCGGTCTGCGCCTCCAGTGTCTCCAGCTCCTCACGGCTCTGGAAGGACAGGATCCGCATGTAGGTGGAGATGTCCCGGTCATCCACGTTCAGCCAGAACTGGTAGAACGCGTACGGCGTGGTCATCTCCGGGTCCAGCCAGACGGCCCCGCCCTCGGTCTTGCCGAACTTGGTGCCGTCCGCCTTGACCATCAGCGGGGTCGCCATCGCGTGCACGACCGCGCCCGGCTCGACCCGGTGGATCAGGTCGAGGCCGGCCGTCAGGTTGCCCCACTGGTCGGAGCCGCCCTGCTGGAGCACGCAGCCGTGGCGCCGGTACAGCTCCAGGAAGTCCATGCCCTGGAGCAGCTGGTAGCTGAACTCGGTGTAGCTGATGCCCTGGTCGGACTCCAGCCGCTTGGCGACCGAGTCCTTCGTCAGCATCTTGTTGACGCGGAAGTGCTTGCCGATGTCCCGCAGGAACTCGATGGCGGACATGCCCGCCGTCCAGTCCAGGTTGTTGACCAGGACCGCCGCGTTCTCGCCCTCGAAGGACAGGAACGGTTCGATCTGCGAACGCAGCCGGTTCACCCACTCCGCGATGACCGCGGGATCATTCAGGGTGCGCTCGGCGGTCGGGCGCGGGTCGCCGATCTGGCCGGTGGCCCCGCCGACCAGCGCGAGCGGCCGGTTCCCGGCCAGCTGGAGCCGGCGCATGGTGAGCACCTGGACCAGGTGTCCCACGTGCAGCGAGGCCGCGGTCGGGTCGTAGCCGCAATAGAACGTGACAGGACCGTCCGCGAACGCCTTGCGCAGCGCTTCTTCGTCGGTGGACTGGGCGAACAGCCCGCGCCACTTCAGTTCGTCGACGATGTCCGTCACGGTTCTCTCGACTCCTTCGATACCTGGGGAAATACAAGGCTCAGTCTAGGTGGGTCAGACCCCCTTGCTGACCGAACTCATGTTGAAATCCGGGATGCGCAGGGCGGGCATCGCGGCCCGGGTGAACCAGTCGCCCCACTCGCGCGGCAGGGTCTTCTCGGTCCGGCCCGCCTCGGAGGCCCGCGACAGCAGGTCCACGGGCGACTCGTTGAACCGGAAGTTGTTCACCTCGCCGACGACCTGCCCGTTCTCCACCAGGTAGACGCCGTCCCGGGTCAGGCCCGTGAGCAGCAGGGTGGCCGGGTCGACCTCGCGGATGTACCAGAGGCAGGTCAGCAGCAGGCCCCTCTCGGTGTCCGCCACCATCTCCTCGAGCGACTTGTCGCCGCCGCCCTCCAGGATCAGGTTCCCGAAGGCCGGGGACACCGGCAGATCGGTCAGCGCGGCACTGTGCCGGGTCGTGGTCAGCCGGGCCAGCTCGCCGCCGCGGATCCACTCGGTCGCCGGGACCGGCAGGCCGTTGTCGAACACCGAGGCGTCGTCCCCGGAGCTGTGCGCGATGACGAACGGCGCGGACTCCAGGCCCGGCGCGTTCGGGTCGCTGCGCAGCGTCAGCGGCAGCTCGGACAGCCGCTCGCCGAGCCGGGTGCCGCCGCCGGGCTTGGAGAAGACCGTCCGGCCCTCCACCGCGTCCCGGGCCGCCGCCGACCACATCTGGTAGATCAGCAGGTCCGCCACGGCCGTCGGCGGCAGCAGGGTCTCGTACCGGCCGGCTGGCAGCTCGATCTTCCGCTCCGCCCAGCCGAGGCGTACGGCGAGCTCCGCGTCCAGGACCGTCGGGTCCACGTCCTTGAAGTCCCGGGTGGCGCGGCCGGCCCAGGCCGAGCGCTGCCGGTCCGGGGACTTGGCGTTGAGCTCCAGGGTGCCCTTGGGCTGGTCGTGGCGCAGCCGCAGGCCCGTGGAGGTGCCGACGTACGTGGAGACCAGCTCGTGGTTGGCGAAGCCGTACAGCTCCCGGCCGCCCGCGCGGGCCCGGGCGAAGGCCTCGCCGAGGGCCGGGGCGAAGTCCGCGAACACCGCCGAGGAGGTCTCGGCCGGGGCGTCGGCGAAGTCCGGCGAGGCCGGGGTCCCGGTCACCAGCGGCTGGGCGTCCTCGGCGGGACCGGCCCCGCGCGCGGCCGCCTCGGCGGCCCGCACCAGCGGCTCCAGGTCCTCGGCGGTGACGGCGGAGCGCGAGACGACCCCCGAGGCCGTGCCCTCCTTGCCGTCGACCGTGGCGATGACCGTCAGGGTGCGGCCGCGGGTGACGCCGTTCGTGGTGAGTGCGTTGCCGGCCCACCGCAGGTTGGCGGTGGACTGTTCGTCGGCGATGACGACACAGCCGTCGGCGGTGGACAGCTCCAGCGCCCGCTCGACGATCTCGTGGGGCTTGGTCGATCGAATCGACGAGGTCATCGTCCGGCCTCCTGCGTGGTGTTCAGGATGTTCACGTCGCGGAACAGGGCGGACGGGCAGCCGTGGGAGACCGACGCGACCTGGCCCGGCTGGGCCTTTCCGCAGTTGAAGGCGCCGCCCAGGACGTAGGTCTGCGGACCGCCGACCTTCTCCATCGAGCCCCAGAAGTCGGTGGTCGTGGCCTGGTACGCCACGTCGCGCAGCTGCCCGGCCAGCTTGCCGTTCTCGATGCGGAAGAACCGCTGCCCGGTGAACTGGAAGTTGTAGCGCTGCATGTCGATCGACCAGGAGCGGTCGCCGACCACGTAGATCCCGCGCTCCACCCCGCCGATCAGGTCCTCGGTGGACAGGCCGCCCGGATCCGGCTGGAGCGACACGTTCGCCATGCGCTGGACGGGCACGTGCCCGGGGGAGTCGGCGTAGGCGCAGCCGTTGGAGCGTCCGAGGCCGGTCAGCTTCGCGATCCGCCGGTCCAGCTGGTAGCCGACCAGGGTGCCGTCCTTGACCAGGTCCCAGCTCTGCGCCTCGACGCCCTCGTCGTCGAAGCCGACGGTGGCCAGGCCGTGCTCGGCGGTGCGGTCACCCGTCACGTTCATGATCGGGGAGCCGTACTTGAGCTTGCCGAGCTGGTCGAAGGTGGCGAAGGAGGTTCCCGCGTACGCCGCCTCGTAGCCCAGCGCCCGGTCGAGCTCGGTGGCGTGGCCGATGGACTCGTGGATGGTGAGCCACAGGTTGGACGGGTCCACCACCAGGTCGTAGCGCCCGGCCTGCACGCTCGGCGCCTTCATCTTCTCGTCGAGCAGGCCGGGGATCTGCTCCAGCTCCGCGTTCCAGTCCCAGCCGGTGCCGGTCAGGTACTCCCAACCGCGCCCGGCGGGCGGGGCGATCGTGCGCATCGAGTCGAACTCGCCGGTGGTGGCGTTGACGGCGACCGCCGTGAGCTGCGGGTGGATCCGGACCCGCTGCTGGGTGGTCGTGGTGCCCGCGGTGTCCGCGTAGAACTTGTTCTCGTGCACGGCGAGCAGCGAGGCGTCCACGTGCGCGACCCCGTCGGCCGCCAGCAGCCGCGAGCTCCAGTCGGCGAGCAGCGCCGCCTTCTCCGCGTCCGGCACCTCGAAGGGGTTCACGTCGTAGGCGGAGATCCAGGTCCGGTCCGAGTGCACCGGCTCCTCGGCGAGCTCCACGCGCTCGTCGGAACCGGCGGCCTTGATCACCTGGGCGGACAGCTTCGCCATGGCCACGGCCTGCGAGGCCACCTTGGCGGCGGCGTCCATGGTCAGGTCCACACCGGAGGCGAACCCCCAGCTGCCCCCGTGCACCACCCGGACCGCGTACCCGAGGTCGGTGGTGTCGGACCCGCCGGAGGGCTTGGCGTCCCGCAGCCGCCAGGAGGCGCTGCGGATCCGCTCCAGCCGGAAGTCGGCATGCTCGGCGCCCAGCGCGCGAGCCCGGGCGAGCGCCGCGTCGGCGAGCGCCCGCAAGGGAAGTGCGGTGAAGGCCGCGTCGATGGAATGGGGCACGGAATTCCTCCCGGTGGTCGGGGCCGGTCTCCCCGATCATGTCGCGCCCGGGGCGCTCGTGCCTACACCTTTCTGTAGGGATTCGACAGAGCCCGTCGCAAGGCCCTGTCGGAGGTCGATTCTCCGTACGAGGGATGCGACCTATAGGTTTTCGGTATTCAGACCGCTAGCGAAAGGGTGATCCGTTGAGCCGCTCGGTTCTCGTCACCGGAGGAAAC is a genomic window containing:
- the tyrS gene encoding tyrosine--tRNA ligase, whose amino-acid sequence is MTDIVDELKWRGLFAQSTDEEALRKAFADGPVTFYCGYDPTAASLHVGHLVQVLTMRRLQLAGNRPLALVGGATGQIGDPRPTAERTLNDPAVIAEWVNRLRSQIEPFLSFEGENAAVLVNNLDWTAGMSAIEFLRDIGKHFRVNKMLTKDSVAKRLESDQGISYTEFSYQLLQGMDFLELYRRHGCVLQQGGSDQWGNLTAGLDLIHRVEPGAVVHAMATPLMVKADGTKFGKTEGGAVWLDPEMTTPYAFYQFWLNVDDRDISTYMRILSFQSREELETLEAQTAERPQARAAQRALAEELTTLVHGAGQCAAVIAASKALFGQGDLAELDEATLAAALSELPHVRVAEPGLVVDLLAETGLVASKSAGRRTVKEGGAYVNNAKVTAEDAVPAKEDLLHGRWLVLRRGKKNLAAVEVTGA
- a CDS encoding TldD/PmbA family protein; translated protein: MPHSIDAAFTALPLRALADAALARARALGAEHADFRLERIRSASWRLRDAKPSGGSDTTDLGYAVRVVHGGSWGFASGVDLTMDAAAKVASQAVAMAKLSAQVIKAAGSDERVELAEEPVHSDRTWISAYDVNPFEVPDAEKAALLADWSSRLLAADGVAHVDASLLAVHENKFYADTAGTTTTQQRVRIHPQLTAVAVNATTGEFDSMRTIAPPAGRGWEYLTGTGWDWNAELEQIPGLLDEKMKAPSVQAGRYDLVVDPSNLWLTIHESIGHATELDRALGYEAAYAGTSFATFDQLGKLKYGSPIMNVTGDRTAEHGLATVGFDDEGVEAQSWDLVKDGTLVGYQLDRRIAKLTGLGRSNGCAYADSPGHVPVQRMANVSLQPDPGGLSTEDLIGGVERGIYVVGDRSWSIDMQRYNFQFTGQRFFRIENGKLAGQLRDVAYQATTTDFWGSMEKVGGPQTYVLGGAFNCGKAQPGQVASVSHGCPSALFRDVNILNTTQEAGR
- a CDS encoding GlsB/YeaQ/YmgE family stress response membrane protein, which gives rise to MSWLWAIIVGFVLGLIARAILPGKQHQPLWLTTLFGIIGSVLGNAVATWIGVADTKGIDWTRHLLQLAGAVLVVGLGEMAYGAIRGKNRQMT
- the moaA gene encoding GTP 3',8-cyclase MoaA, with product MLLDTYGRVATDLRVSLTDRCNLRCTYCMPEEGLQWLGKSDLLSDDEIVRLIRIAVTSLGITEVRFTGGEPLLRPGLVGIVEQCAALEPRPRMSLTTNGIGLKRTAQALKAAGLDRVNVSLDTLRPEVFKTLTRRDRHKDVIEGMAAAREAGLTPVKVNAVLMPGLNDDEAPDLLAWAVENEYELRFIEQMPLDAQHGWKREGMITAGDILQSLRTRFTLTEEGADERGSAPAERWVVDGGPATVGVIASVTRPFCGACDRTRLTADGQVRTCLFATEESDLRAALRSGAPDEEIARLWKLAMWGKKAGSGLDDPSFLQPERPMSAIGG
- a CDS encoding DUF3099 domain-containing protein, which codes for MERTKRQKRNGAEVFRITGARMGLDEDVRGRQRRYVISMAIRTLSVIATVLLWNVQRPVAIVTLIAGALLPYVAVVIANAGRESTPSLPSHFIPAPVRPALDAGNLKKSSDQS
- a CDS encoding metallopeptidase TldD-related protein, whose protein sequence is MTSSIRSTKPHEIVERALELSTADGCVVIADEQSTANLRWAGNALTTNGVTRGRTLTVIATVDGKEGTASGVVSRSAVTAEDLEPLVRAAEAAARGAGPAEDAQPLVTGTPASPDFADAPAETSSAVFADFAPALGEAFARARAGGRELYGFANHELVSTYVGTSTGLRLRHDQPKGTLELNAKSPDRQRSAWAGRATRDFKDVDPTVLDAELAVRLGWAERKIELPAGRYETLLPPTAVADLLIYQMWSAAARDAVEGRTVFSKPGGGTRLGERLSELPLTLRSDPNAPGLESAPFVIAHSSGDDASVFDNGLPVPATEWIRGGELARLTTTRHSAALTDLPVSPAFGNLILEGGGDKSLEEMVADTERGLLLTCLWYIREVDPATLLLTGLTRDGVYLVENGQVVGEVNNFRFNESPVDLLSRASEAGRTEKTLPREWGDWFTRAAMPALRIPDFNMSSVSKGV